From the Choristoneura fumiferana chromosome 15, NRCan_CFum_1, whole genome shotgun sequence genome, the window TAACTGTACGTTTAAGAACGAAGCAAAATAACCAAAACGCCACTCACCTCGCAAATTGCAGTGCGGCTGGGGCTAGCTGCCTGCTACGTCCTTATACCTAACAAAGGTCTACTTTCACCGCTGAGAATAAACTTTACCATATACGGCCCTCTCGCGATGAACGCGACTTTAACGCGCTTTTTATCGAACGAAACAGTAACGTTCAATTGAAACGGTAAAATGTGatcgcaaaaaaaaagttgacgcACTTCACAACACTTGGGATGTTACACTTTAAACACTGCACTGTTTATCACGTTCGGTACGTGTTTTGTGTTAGGAAGGGCCGATATAACCGATATTTGaaagtttaaaaactttttCGGTTGCGATTTTCGATTTTGGAATGCGCTCTGGCGTTCACTAAGAGGCGATGTCGCCGCGCGAGTGGCTACACGCGACAATGGCAAGCGGCAGCAAGCAAAAGCCCGGCTAGAAACTGAGCGTGCGCAAAAGACAGAACGATCACGGAGCATGCGGGGGTGACAGAGACGGCCGTTCGGAACCGTTTACCAATGCCCTTCTCCCCGCATGCGAAATTTATGGGGAAGTTTAAACCACAAGTTTAAACAATTGTTTCGGCTTTaatacaaacaacaaacaacgtggtattttttaaacaaattaataatgGCCTTGGGAACTATAATTTGGGTCTTAAAACTAGTTTGAGGACATAAGgtgtgaataataaataattgacgGAATATGGTGGCCCacatttaaatgtatttacttttcatttcattgatAAATGGTACCTATAAAACTGGTAACAAATCGTTATGTGCTTTCATATCCGATATTTACTTAAAGTACTTAAACTTCAAAATTAATcacaaacaatacaaaataaaattagtatatataggtacacagaAAATACATTGGatgaataaattatgtttacgtttaaataagtatacctacttaataaagaTCCATTAtattcgcatattataatacaaatcaaatttattaatttatagatttttaaactaaaaatatatcaagctattaaaaatacaaaattaattttaaattttcaaaaataatttcagtTAAGTAAATGCAAAAGCtcagaataatttaaaaaaataaacgtggcacaataattttcatatttttcttgtCTTTCTTACGAGTTCCTCTTACATTAACAGATTTTGATTAGgtttggcagttgaattgaaattccgaaattttactaatttccaatgggaattcccaataattaaattgtggtcttcatttacgttgcatAAAGAATACTTGTGAAATATTTGATAACTCTAGAGAGAGAgattttaagatatttattttattatatgtaggtatgttcaACTTCCAATCCCTGaggggaatatcgagataaaaaagTGTCATTCCAAAGATCCAATGTTTAGCATTTAGCACATTAGCATGAAAGGGTGACAAATACACAAAATGTCTTccttaaccttttcgacgccaacgacacataatacgcaccgcaggttcaacgacctatatatatacttcaatgcaaaagcaaccttctttcaattgtgttaaggtttaattttaggcattgcaatataaaAGCCTGGCGTAGAGTGGTCTTTGATGTGGCGGCAAAGTTAGCCGCAGAATGGACCATGTATAACATGTGGACGCTCGCGATGGCGTTCACCATTCCTTTCTATCCTCGTCCTAAACCACGCggcagaaagaaatggtgaaaacgattatgattcagtgtgttagacaataaggtctcaGGTCCCAATTAATATCTAGTATGATCGGacaatttgattcctgacccaccatagaaattatgattgattttttggagtctttgtattttttatttcaactccaaattttgttactttaatgGGTatcagcagtggtgtagggttatagcacgcagcacggaatgctgaggacctgggttcgattcccaatgtGTGTTCTTTCTTGTCAAGCAAAGCAATGTCACAATGACTTTTTCCATGAAAAGGTTCcgcagtgggtcacgattcagttggtttgagcgtacagtcaagtgcaacaataagtatctattcgaaccactcaaaaatatgttactacgaccttattgcgtcggaataagagtctttGGTACATATGTTTGAAACTTTGAacaagttcatatttttacacttgactataCTTACGTCACTATCAGACAGTTTTTCTAAGTATGATGAGTCAGAAATTCAGGGTTCACCCTGAGtattaatttatcaaatcattattaCGTAGACTACAAACAAATTGGAACAGTTCACAAGTAAACAATATTGCCGAACATGACATTTATACGAGTTCATGTCAATAACAAGTCAATGAAGTGTAGAATGTCAAAGAAATTATACATACTGCAAAATTAATTGCTTCTATGTTTCCATTATCATAAACACCTGAAggaaatttttattattctagCAATTAACGATAGCCATAATAAAGTCCTGATAACACAGCAACATGGCATTCATGCAGCACTGTGAAATATGCAGacttgaaacatttttttttcaatatgtaTACTTTGTTTCATTCtacattagaaatttaataGACATTTGTTGATTTCTATTACAGTCAAAGCACatactttactaatattatgaattagAAAATAACACTGTGCCTTCATGCTTAAACCATTGAACCACTTAAGATTAAATTCATATAGAAATAGTTTAAGACCCTGAAAGAGACATATAAGTTTTGAagctggaaaattgcatagtttctgcAGGAAAGATAAGCAAATCCTTTGGAGATTGTCACGAGCAACAGCTACTTCGTAACTGTAACATGTGTTACTACTAGTATGTTTCACTGGATTACTGGGAAACAAGCATGAGCTTAAtggttaaatttttaaattaaaaaaaaaactgggttTCACATtaacattttcataaaaataatctcTTATATACAAATTCAGTGCACATTCTCTTATGTCTAATAATTGTCCGCTATCATTGTTTCACTATATCTAAAGGAACATTTAAATCTGACTGTACTAATAATGGATTAACTTGAATCGGTCTAGGTTTAGCATCTAAAACATGCCTGTGGTTTAACAAGGTTGGGGCAGCTTTCTTAATAAAAGCGTTTCTCACAGACAAAACTATAGTAGTTATGAAACCTACAATGATGTAAATACCACCTATGATAGAAAACAGTCTTAGCATAAACTGGAGGAAATTCTCCCTTTCTTGATAAACATTGATCTTCAACGCTGCCATATCATATTTAAAGAATATCCCCGGAACACCATGTGACCCTTTTGAATGACTGATCGGTCTTTCTAGCTCTTTTACAGAATACTGGAAAGTTTTGATCCTTTCAAATGCAGTATCAACATCAGTGGGAACAACTTCAACAAAATACTGATACAGCATGTTTTCTTCGTCAGTTCGTTTCTCATCTCCTTCTAACGGGTATATAATACCATTGGCCGGACTGCCAAAGCTGAACCGGTTTATCCTGTGACTGAAGTTTTGCGGCGTATCATCGAACATCATGTTTAAATGTATGTGGCCTCGTGGTAAGTGCAAGCTTTTGCCTGCTGTTATATGGAAGTTGCCAGCAACTTTGTTAAGGATTAGGATACCATGAAGTCTGCAGGCATCTGGCCGTCGATTTGGCTTCGTTTTTCTAGCCGGCACTGTCGCACGGACCGACCCATGCCCTTTTTTCCACAGCAACTGCCAAATAGAGTGATACTCTTCCCgtaaatatgaatttaagtatttaacaGCATCAAAAGAGTCCTGTTGCTCTTGTGTCAATTCGAACCAAGTATCTTCTTCAGTTAATTCACCAAAACCAAAAACGCTTTGTGACGTAGAATCTAAAATATCGGCGCCTAAGTTCGAACACGGCATTGCAACAGTTATATCGATGTTTATCCTTAATTTCTCGTCCATGTCAGTGTCGGGTGAAAACTTAAACACCAAATTGCTATCAAAATAGTATGTTACTTCGCTGTAAACTAACCACATTATAATGAAGAATGTGATAACAGAGAACGTTCCACCAACCGGAGTACTGTCGACGTATTCTTCCGGTATTTTTGAAAATGCGTCCAGTTCCTTTACTTTGTCAATCACATTCTTTTTTCCTCTATATCTCAGCATTTTCTCTGCGTTTACTTTCAGTAAAagagtaataaataaacttagaataaaacttatttaactaaattttgCAATGCACGCACAGTGGTTGGACAATAGATAGCCAACAAGCAAGCGAgtttgactgacattgacattgCAATGGTTTGTGACAGAAGGATCAAATTTactaagcatgctaataagctagcacaataatatatatttctgTAATAATAGCACAGTGGATTAATTCCGAGCCCGGCCTGGCCAAATCGAACGAAACTCAAACTCTGTGTGGATACTTTAGTTAGGCTATTGCGCTTTCAGTAAAGTCAGTGTGCTGCCATAGTAAAGTAAAACTGCTAATCTCTCAACGTCTCACAAGATATGCGACAGAAAAGTAGAGTAACGAAAAAGCAAACTTTATAAACGCGTGATTAATTTCTGAACGAAACAAATTgcttcagggctactacgaaactcaaagtttgtgtcacttatactatttaatacgagtgcgagggggacggtacgatacgaacttcgagtttcgagttttgtttcgtagtagccctgtctGTTAACTGTTTCGCAAATTTCCATATTAACgaattataaaaatgtttttggtatTCATTCAGATATTTCACTTActagaaataaagaatttctttgTTGGAGGGCTATTATCAGTTTATCTTCAGAAAAACACGTCTATTATTAGAATTTGACGTTTCACGTCATGGTGTCGTTTTGTCATTGTGTGTGAACGAACACCGCTACGAAATAGAAGTTTCACTATCTATTTTTAACCCACAAAAGTTAGTAACACAAATATTTATGCAGTCGGACGAGGAGGATACTCTACTGCATTCATGCTTCGACTCTCTGAAGAACGCAGTCATGGGTTGTTGTTACAGTATATGTCACAAAGAAACTGACCCGCAGGTAAAGTTCTCGATATGGgtgtaaaataaattagatCTGCATGATATATCAAACGTACCAATTAATTAAGTTAGTCAACagtcaagtaaataaaaaaaaaaaacaattatttttagcaATAGTGGGCAGATTGTAACAGTTTTTTCTGTGTGTCAATTTTTATCAGTAATTCCTAGTTGAGTGACTTTTTATCGGCGTAGTTTGCGGATTACTGGACTGGACGTGGAAGTGGAAACTACTAATGTCTATATTCAGTGTGTTTCTAGTGCACTTGTGcttgtgttatttgtgtttttcATTGCATAAACAAACTTTAAGTCAAACCCTATTTTTGTAGCTACCATGAGTTGTGACAGATGGTTGTCCAAACTGATCTCCTGTGTGGGTGATCCGgaagtaaatatgtttattttcattttttaagtcCATTATTTGAGCAATTTCATCATCCTTATTGTGCCTACTAAGTTTTACAGTGTTAGATCTTTTGTTTTTGATTCTGTTGGTAACCTGTTATGTTGAATAATGCAGTTGCTAAGTACCTATCATGTTCGTTATAAGGCAGTAAATGCCATGATATTGCTGCAAAAACTGATGTAGGTATGTTATAATTATGTGTGCTGCAGTTTTTTCCATGTAAGTATACAATGGATGCATCATATTGCTGTAGGTACTTAGCTTTTTATGTCTGCTTTATGCAGAAAATGGAAGTATGCGATGAATGGGTAACTGTTATTTTTGTGATTAAGAAaggattgttttgtttttaggtatcATATTGATAAAGATTAGTCATCTGATTATGCCATCGGAATGGCATGATAGCTTGTGTGCTTAGAAATACTATTAtcgtttattaatataaatgatTGTGAAAATTAAAATCAGATGTACTGTAAATTGCAATGCAACTTAAAATACTACAGGgtgaaatttaaattgtaatccaaaattagtgtttcatgctCAGTAAGAATCATCAAGAAGAAATGAGATgaactaaatattaaatataaatgcttcAAGTGGTTGCTCGGCCGAAACAGCAAACAGTAAATTACTAGTATACAAAACAATCCTAAAACCAGTATGGACGTACGGCCTTCAACTGTGGGGTATTGCTTGTAACTCCTCCATCATGCAAATGCTGAGAATGCAGAACGTAATTCTCTGAACAATCAGCAAGTTTCCCTGGTATGTGACTGAGATCCATGAACATCTGGAAATGCCCACAGTGAGAGAAGAAATCACTAGCATTAAGACTAGATACAGGGGACAGCTCGAGACCCACTCCAATACCCTTGCACGACAGCTCACAGTTACCCACTACGTTAAATGCCTTAAAAGAAAAGACATTCTATGAAGTAATGAATTACGAGTAGATATGTCCTCGCTAGGGGACGCACTCTGAATGAGAGAAGCATGCACCATATCTGCTAAAAGTGATTGCACTGATTGCAGaacataataacaaaaaaaaaatgctcagTGCTGGACAATATAATGCATTGACCTATTTGTCGAACTTTGTTGGACcaaatttgcggtttccatacgTTAAGTTCAGGATTTAATTTCACATATTATAACTATAAGGGACAATTTACCAAAATGAGGATGATTACACCTATATCAACCTGCATACTTTTTTTAAGCTCTCTAAATATAATTCTCCCATAAATTTTGTTTCGCAACACATAAGTATGTCATGATTtcacctttttatttttttgccaacTCAGTTGACTAACTATTAGATATTggttaaaattttgcattttgtctCGTGTGAATTTAACTTTTACCCACATGGCGTTCAAAAAGTGTCTTCCTGTGTGCCTATGTAATCGTTAATAAACTCTAAATGTTAAATAATTGTTAGTTGATgagctaaaagaatttctttgctcacccgcgaccttatggtagCTGNNNNNNNNNNNNNNNNNNNNNNNNNNNNNNNNNNNNNNNNNNNNNNNNNNNNNNNNNNNNNNNNNNNNNNNNNNNNNNNNNNNNNNNNNNNNNNNNNNNNNNNNNNNNNNNNNNNNNNNNNNNNNNNNNNNNNNNNNNNNNNNNNNNNNNNNNNNNNNNNNNNNNNNNNNNNNNNNNNNNNNNNNNNNNNNNNNNNNNNNNNNNNNNNNNNNNNNNNNNNNNNNNNNNNNNNNNNNNNNNNNNNNNNNNNNNNNNNNNNNNNNNNNNNNNNNNNNNNNNNNNNNNNNNNNNNNNNNNNNNNNNNNNNNNNNNNNNNNNNNNNNNNNNNNNNNNNNNNNNNNNNNNNNNNNNNNNNNNNNNNNNNNNNNNNNNNNNNNNNNNNNNNNNNNNNNNNNNNNNNNNNNNNNNNNNNNNNNNNNNNNNNNNNNNNNNNNNNNNNNNNNNNNNNNNNNNNNNNNNNNNNNNNNNNNNNNNNNNNNNNNNNNNNNNNNNNNNNNNNNNNNNNNNNNNNNNNNNNNNNNNNNNNNNNNNNNNNNNNNNNNNNNNNNNNNNNNNNNNNNNNNNNNNNNNNNNNNNNNNNNNNNNNNNNNNNNNNNNNNNNNNNNNNNNNNNNNNNNNNNNNNNNNNNNNNNNNNNNNNNNNNNNNNNNNNNNNNNNNNNNNNNNNNNNNNNNNNNNNNNNNNNNNNNNNNNNNNNNNNNNNNNNNNNNNNNNNNNNNNNNNNNNNNNNNNNNNNNNNNNNNNNNNNNNNNNNNNNNNNNNNNNNNNNNNNNNNNNNNNN encodes:
- the LOC141435450 gene encoding endoplasmic reticulum-Golgi intermediate compartment protein 2-like, with translation MLRYRGKKNVIDKVKELDAFSKIPEEYVDSTPVGGTFSVITFFIIMWLVYSEVTYYFDSNLVFKFSPDTDMDEKLRINIDITVAMPCSNLGADILDSTSQSVFGFGELTEEDTWFELTQEQQDSFDAVKYLNSYLREEYHSIWQLLWKKGHGSVRATVPARKTKPNRRPDACRLHGILILNKVAGNFHITAGKSLHLPRGHIHLNMMFDDTPQNFSHRINRFSFGSPANGIIYPLEGDEKRTDEENMLYQYFVEVVPTDVDTAFERIKTFQYSVKELERPISHSKGSHGVPGIFFKYDMAALKINVYQERENFLQFMLRLFSIIGGIYIIVGFITTIVLSVRNAFIKKAAPTLLNHRHVLDAKPRPIQVNPLLVQSDLNVPLDIVKQ